One genomic window of Hydra vulgaris chromosome 03, alternate assembly HydraT2T_AEP includes the following:
- the LOC105846434 gene encoding uncharacterized protein LOC105846434 isoform X4 gives MVDCLDCSEILVASSNLFFFVKADKDVHLSIKPELYQLVKLEKKIYEFQDNKKLRIKCSNCDNSIGCILPIGPDGINLLAFAADKVKLCQRSLTIKEKWWNTYKSFASKIDQRDRDNLFGMLNENFVEKSNIKKGATKTVFPSAENLNLFEWFSVSLKKNPRQYQIEAFVEALQNNLVVVLQTGFGKTLIASMLIGRMCELNPQKMGLMIVDRVPLVFQHAASISCDTNLRIISLCGENMNKNAVKRINDGCFDVLVITAGAFYEMVMQKYIDVNIFCVVVIDECHHATGGHKYLDVIQFFTSMPLATQPRILGLTASPINAKTITKGIDRLQKFLLSFPSAKIFCPALSKSEQNIITLEFAYSEDQSSFLNQVVPMFNEHLKNNIYSPLKISGNELKHNLSNSYQMIGDLRALESNYQEHSGVISAIKVAYIYIESLEMCAIMGVSTAYNVIKDYVKEISTAYESVHEDSARLIKLSKILGDLEKTSKVLIFVHTRNVARALYKFLCENFGMFNLRMVFGHGGYDGMLWEGEQELAIRDFATGECNLIVATSVLEEGLDVAECDVVVSFTSVKSLIQFIQVRGRARKPGSKFFSFQSMHEVERINALFKQEEILNIVLQKHSNSQCHFSNLSQDIIKKIKEHYIDKPKMEFDNKEESHDFSFLIYVEIKKIDLTKAKEKILEVLQECSEFKVKHFEIINTTAEIKSSTLRVFSKDCIVFLVGARTHSHISTSLDAFLQFCRTFNFIVKLDDVCVCPSWAQFSIKSCNFECSKDIEITKFGIGYFVNKTSCVIAKEIYAKSCSFTEKEFIITYFEDIFQMFVKVPLTSFGYFGLLSIDKDSFSLSLVLLHAPFIYMLIEDKKVRVIHSDLPKLFSKFSLLQITFSINKVQEVQQALLSPKLFPVPHFYVKLKIVEQANDLNEYSCNYSMEALEEIKWYLGCIKDSRLLCLPNDPLNDIVKHIEKNEYLGLSLNEVLQLCEAAIKAVFSQLNKYSYFDPFFTIYENEFNHILKVPSSKWDILKDVIPSNCIMTKRVLATPTRIVMLPPVPVASNRLLRLLFCYNKLIVSFKDEDMSKLQDTMEYISVLIKDGIAVNDLRYLFFTSSASQLRDHKAYFIQVSCNTEIKKLRGQIIPQPEQFNSVAKYLSRLGLYATADMGKFFNISLDMYSWIDDLKAKNGELTTDGCGKISLSMCACISKFLKVDQTSALQIRFSGIKGVLVCTNDDDPDLKNKPFAFRPSMKKFENGDKSFCITSFAKYNSLKLNREVITLLNAVDSNLFSGILLKMQHVELERVVEIFNNKSSAEKYLCEYFAKEKVDRLSIVNFHHEKFWFSVLQGIYRLKVRNLLERANLSVENGCLVIGVADPVGILKEGEIFLQIDHDNKKEIIIGDVLVYRNPCLHPGDQRVVCCVDEPSLHYLVNVVVFPVINCECSFAASCSGGDLDGDQFAIIWDKKLIPPRHLIYPRFDYSQLTLVDPSNKNVDVTDEKDIVDFFMKVMMNESLGRIAYMHLALCDFIEDGARNPLAVELAKSQAAAVDYPKTGILPLVPSEARNLIKKNGYPDFMDKNSSYCSDKILGYIYRECKSIAFNFDCSAEVSMENAFGSKLIVEGYQEYLEDALEVYTCYVHNIKMIMSWFDLKVEADVVLGCATYSWSNYIDADRGKAAKSIAECYQALVKKFREIFFSGINDVVSKMKKACAWYNLINDNTNNVFERKKYLSFPWVVSDVLCEVFQEKHNQRPSSFFIEIGSSAIDYFNKSSLLLLKTITDKAKVLDIIECEIKRFVKKEYRIDEAFEISIYGSTSIYVCEPESDVDICISAVQSVFLSNIFPPQMKFLMNKLEKEKHILEFVISRALESVSSSKREVLNTKIPIVKCTIGNEDSAISCDVSMNLIGRLKTKYIHFLYQNNFLFFPLFRILVSWARVVGLVKSSSNDIGIMDTAEIYLLIINLMETLKYENDAENNRYCSISYLYSCLDKLKKRDKHELGLMLHTFFKKAANLKGNLVFYWPVPNIPEVVIDNKVTEKISIFAQNAFHLISATKSINDLFFYILRSQKSLVEYSFKLPLSVSYAIKQGISFHSSRLSKLSGAIVSLTPKEGTVNLLVTAVGSSLSINLLRSEIHNLVHTNKILALGVLPKKKSKYFMEGSSLLIVEGYTLASNPTLKFEENLGAFELLHTCNRKDSLYVENNFESIPVWLDEEYIRFQSCIFKQMLMFPRANNISIEATSRFGCFYLIDLSKQLPDAKTSLKLTELEQMIERGHTNRKKWDRTGYSLSNNQQERRILMRFAYKFAEKFSADSRFANPNP, from the exons atggTGGATTGTCTTGACTGTTCTGAAATATTGGTTGCATCTAgcaatttattcttttttgttaaagCTGATAAAGATGTGCATTTATCGATTAAGCCAGAATTATATCAGTTagtcaaattagaaaaaaagatttacgaATTCcaagataataaaaagttacGCATAAAATGTAGTAACTGTGACAATAGTATTGGCTGTATACTTCCAATAGGTCCAGATGGAATAAATCTTCTGGCATTTGCTGCTGATAAAGTAAAACTTTGTCAACGCAGcctaacaataaaagaaaaatggtGGAATACATACAAAAGCTTTGCATCGAAAATAGATCAAAGAGACAGAGATAATTTATTTGGAAtgctaaatgaaaattttgtagaaaaaagtaacatcaaaaaAGGAGCAACCAAGACAGTCTTTCCATCcgcagaaaatttaaatttgtttgaatgGTTTTCAgtttcacttaaaaaaaatccacGGCAATATCAGATAGAAGCGTTTGTGGAAGCacttcaaaataatttagttgTTGTACTTCAAACTGGTTTCGGAAAAACGCTCATAGCTTCAATGTTAATAGGACGCATGTGTGAATTAAATCCACAAAAAATGGGTCTAATGATTGTTGATAGAGTTCCACTTGTTTTTCAACATGCAGCTTCAATTTCATGCGATACTAACCTAAGAATAATAAGCTTGTGTGgtgaaaatatgaataaaaatgcTGTCAAACGTATAAATGATGgatgttttgatgttttagttaTTACTGCTGGAGCATTTTATGAAATGGTTATGCAAAAATACATTGATGTAAACATATTTTGTGTGGTAGTAATTGATGAGTGTCATCATGCAACTGGTGGTCATAAGTATTTGGatgttattcaattttttacttCCATGCCATTAGCAACTCAGCCTAGAATCTTAGGCTTAACCGCGTCTCCAATTAATGCAAAAACCATTACTAAAGGTATAGACAGacttcaaaaatttcttttaagttttccaTCTGCTAAGATTTTTTGTCCTGCACTATCAAAATctgaacaaaatattataactttggAGTTTGCATACTCAGAAGATcagtcaagttttttaaatcaggtAGTTCCAATGTTTAATGAACAtcttaagaataatatatattctccTTTGAAAATTTCAGGAAATGAATTAAAGCATAATTTATCGAATTCTTACCAGATGATTGGAGATTTGCGTGCATTAGAAAGTAATTATCAAGAACATTCTGGAGTTATCTCAGCTATAAAAgttgcttatatttatatagaatcATTAGAAATGTGTGCTATTATGGGTGTTAGTACTGCATATAATGTTATAAAAGATTATGTGAAAGAAATTAGTACAGCCTATGAAAGTGTTCATGAAGATTCTGCTCGTCtaatcaaattatcaaaaattttaggTGATCTGGAGAAGACCTCAAAAGTACTTATTTTTGTTCACACTAGAAATGTTGCAAGGGCATTATACAAGTTTCTGTGTGAAAATTTTGGCATGTTTAATCTTAGAATGGTATTTGGTCATGGTGGATATGACGGTATGTTATGGGAAGGTGAACAAGAGCTTGCAATAAGGGATTTTGCGACAGGTGAATGTAACTTAATTGTGGCTACTTCAGTTTTAGAAGAAGGGCTTGATGTTGCTGAATGTGATGTAGTTGTTTCTTTTACTTCAGTCAAAAGTCTTATCCAATTTATTCAAGTAAGAGGTCGAGCTAGAAAACCtggaagtaaatttttttcatttcaaagtATGCATGAAGTTGAAAGAATCAACGCTCTTTTTAAACAGGAAGAAATCTTGAATATTGTTTTACAAAAGCATTCTAATTCCCAATGccatttttctaatttatctcaagatattataaagaaaattaaagaacattATATTGATAAGCCTAAAATGGAATttgataataaagaagaaaGTCACGatttctcatttttaatttatgtggaaatcaaaaaaattgatttaactaaagctaaagaaaaaattcttgaGGTTCTTCAAGAATGCAGTGAgtttaaagttaaacattttgaaattattaataccACTGCTGAGATAAAATCATCTACTCTTCGAGTGTTTTCAAAAGATTGTATAGTTTTTCTTGTTGGTGCTCGAACACACTCACATATATCTACTTCTTTAGATgcgtttttacaattttgtagAACTTTCAACTTCATTGTAAAACTTGATGATGTTTGTGTATGTCCATCATGGGCTCAGTTTAGTATTAAATCTTGTAATTTTGAATGCTCAAAAGACATTGAAATAACAAAGTTTGGGATCGgttattttgtcaataaaacaTCATGTGTTATAGCAAAAGAAATTTATGCTAAAAGCTGTTCGTTTAccgaaaaagaatttattataacttattttgaggatatttttcaaatgtttgttAAAGTTCCGTTAACATCTTTTGGATATTTTGGTTTGCTTTCAATTGACAAGGATTCTTTCTCGTTGAGCTTGGTATTGTTGCATGCACCTTTTATTTACATGTTAATAGAAGACAAGAAGGTAAGAGTAATACATTCAGATTTACCAAAATTGTTTTCGAAGTTCTCACTAttgcaaataactttttctataaACAAAGTTCAGGAAGTTCAACAGGCACTACTTTCTCCAAAATTATTTCCAGTTCcgcatttttatgtaaaactaaaaattgttgaGCAAGCTAatgatttaaatgaatattcATGCAATTATTCGATGGAAGCTTTGGAAGAAATAAAGTGGTATTTAGGTTGTATAAAAGATTCAAGACTGCTCTGTTTACCCAATGATCCACTAAATGATATAGTTAagcatatagaaaaaaatgagTATTTAGGATTATCTTTAAATGAAGTCCTTCAGTTATGTGAAGCAGCAATAAAAGCAGTTTTCAGCCAATTGAATAAGTACTCGTACTTTGAccctttttttactatttatgaaaatgaatttaatcaTATCTTAAAAGTTCCTTCATCAAAATGGGATATTTTAAAGGATGTAATCCCTTCAAATTGTATTATGACCAAACGCGTTCTTGCAACACCTACTCGCATTGTGATGCTGCCTCCAGTTCCAGTAGCATCAAATAGATTGCTGCGCTTACTTTTTTGTTACAACAAATTAATTGTTTCCTTTAAAGATGAAGATATGTCAAAGTTACAAGATACCATGGAGTATATTTCAGTACTTATCAAAGATGGAATTGCGGTAAATGAtttaagatatttgtttttcacATCTTCGGCAAGTCAACTCAGAGATCATAAGGCCTATTTTATTCAGGTATCTTGtaatactgaaataaaaaaattgagaggCCAAATTATTCCTCAGCCAGAACAGTTCAACAgtgttgcaaaatatttatctcGCCTTGGTCTTTATGCTACAGCCGATATGggaaagttttttaacattagcCTTGATATGTACTCTTGGATAGATGatctaaaagcaaaaaatggTGAACTAACCACTGATGGATGTGgtaaaatatctttatcaaTGTGTGCTTGTATATCAAAATTTCTTAAAGTTGATCAAACCTCTGCTCTACAAATTAGATTTTCTGGTATAAAAGGAGTTCTAGTGTGTACAAATGATGATGATCCAgatttgaaaaacaaaccaTTTGCCTTCCGTCCATCtatgaaaaagtttgaaaatggTGACAAAAGTTTCTGTATAACTTCTTTCGCAAAATATAATTCTTTGAAGCTAAATAGAGAAGTAATTACACTTTTAAATGCTGTTgattctaatttattttctggaattttattgaaaatgcaaCATGTTGAATTAGAGAGAGTTGTagagatttttaataacaaaagttctgctgaaaaatatttatgtgaatattttgcaaaagaaaaagtAGATAGGTTATCTATAGTTAACTTTCACCATGAAAAGTTTTGGTTTTCTGTCCTTCAAGGAATCTATCGACTCAAAGTGCGTAATTTACTGGAAAGAGCTAATCTCTCTGTTGAAAATGGATGTTTGGTGATCGGAGTGGCTGATCCAGTTGGTATTTTGAAAGAAGGggaaatatttttacaaatagatCATGACAACAAGAAAGAGATTATAATAGGTGACGTTTTGGTGTACAGAAATCCTTGTTTACATCCAGGTGACCAGAGAGTAGTATGCTGTGTTGATGAACCTTCTTTACATTATCTAGTGAATGTTGTTGTATTTCCTGTAATAAACTGTGAATGTTCTTTTGCTGCATCTTGCAGTGGTGGTGATCTTGATGGTGATCAATTTGCAATTATATGGGATAAGAAACTTATTCCACCGAGGCATTTAATATACCCTCGTTTTGACTACTCGCAACTAACTTTAGTTGATCCATCGaataaaaatgttgatgttACAGATGAGAAAGATATTGTAGacttttttatgaaagttatGATGAATGAGAGTTTAGGTCGAATTGCTTATATGCATCTTGCACTTTGTGATTTTATTGAAGATGGAGCTCGTAATCCATTAGCTGTTGAATTAGCTAAATCTCAAGCTGCAGCTGTTGATTATCCTAAAACCGGAATACTTCCTTTAGTTCCTTCTGAAGCTCGtaaccttattaaaaaaaatggttatccTGATTTTATGGATAAGAATAGCTCATACTGCTCTGATAAAATACTGGGTTATATTTATCGTGAATGTAAATCTATTGCATTCAACTTTGATTGTTCAGCTGAAGTAAGTATGGAAAATGCATTTGGTTCTAAACTTATAGTTGAAGGTTATCAAGAATATTTGGAAGATGCTTTAGAAGTCTATACTTGTTATGTccataatattaaaatgatcATGTCCTGGTTTGACTTGAAAGTTGAAGCTGATGTGGTTTTAGGTTGTGCTACATATAGTTGGAGTAACTATATTGATGCTGATAGAGGAAAAGCTGCAAAGTCTATTGCTGAATGCTACCAAGCGttggtaaaaaaatttcgtgaaattttttttagtggtaTTAATGATGTTgtttctaaaatgaaaaaagcttGTGCATGGTATAACTTGATTAATGACaacacaaataatgtttttgaaagaaaaaaatatttaagttttccTTGGGTTGTAAGTGATGTGCTATGTGAAGTATTCCAAGAGAAACACAATCAAAGACcaagtagtttttttattgaaattggaTCATCTGCTATCGATTATTTTAATAAGAGTTCATTATTGCTATTAAAGACCATCACAGATAAAGCAAAAGTTTTAGATATTATAGAATGTGAAATTAAAAG GTTTGTGAAAAAAGAATATAGAATTGATGAAGCATTTGAAATATCGATATATGGCTCAACATCAATATATGTGTGTGAACCTGAATCAGACgttgatatatgtatatcagCTGTTCAGAGTGTTTTTTTAAGCAACATATTTCCTCCACAAATGAAATTTCTTATGAATAAGCTGGAGAAAGAAAAGCATATTTTAGAATTTGTGATCTCGAGAGCATTGGAATCAGTTTCATCTTCTAAAAGAGAAGTTTTGAACACCAAAATTCCTATTGTTAAATGCACGATAGGTAATGAAGATAGTGCAATCAGTTGTGATGTTTCAATGAATTTGATTGGTcgacttaaaacaaaatatatacattttctttatcaaaataatttcttgttttttccCTTATTTCGGATATTGGTAAGTTGGGCACGAGTTGTTGGTCTAGTAAAAAGCTCTTCAAACGATATCGGAATCATGGATACAGCTGAAATTTATTtgcttattattaatttaatggAAACATTGAAGTATGAAAACGATGCTGAAAACAATCGATATTGTTCAATTTCATATCTTTATAGCTGCttagataaacttaaaaaaagagataaacaCGAACTAGGGTTAATGTTGCACACTTTCTTTAAAAAGGCAGCAAATTTGAAAGGTAATTTAGTATTCTATTGGCCAGTACCTAATATTCCAGAAgttgtaattgataacaaagtaactgaaaaaatatcaatttttgcACAAAATGCATTTCATTTGATATCGGctacaaaaagtataaatgatttatttttttatattttgaggTCACAAAAAAGTTTGGTagaatattcatttaaattgcCACTTTCTGTGTCCTATGCTATTAAGCAGGGTATCTCCTTTCATTCAAGTCGACTTTCAAAACTTAGTGGGGCAATTGTTTCTCTAACTCCAAAAGAAGGAACCGTAAATCTTTTGGTAACTGCAGTAGGCTCCAGTTTATCTATAAATCTTCTTCGTTCAGAAATACACAATCTTGttcatacaaataaaattttagctttaggcgtgttacctaaaaaaaagtctaaatacTTCATGGAAGGTTCCTCACTTTTAATTGTGGAAGGATATACCCTTGCATCTAACCCAACATTaaagtttgaagaaaatttAGGAGCGTTTGAACTATTACATACATGCAACAGAAAAGATTCTTTGtatgtagaaaataattttgagtcAATACCTGTTTGGTTGGATGAAGAGTATATTAGGTTTCAATCTTGCATATTTAAACAGATGTTAATGTTTCCACGTGCTAATAACATTTCTATTGAAGCGACATCGCGATTTGGttgtttttacttaattgaCCTAAGTAAACAATTGCCAGACgcaaaaacatctttaaaattgaCTGAATTAGAGCAAATGATAGAACGAGGTCATACTAATCGTAAAAAATGGGACAGGACAGGTTATAGTTTGTCAAACAATCAACAAGAAAgaag aattttaatgCGCTTTGCTTACAAGTTTG